In Novosphingobium sp. PP1Y, the sequence ATCGGCTTCAGGGTACTGCTACTGGCGCTCGAATGGGTGAACCCGCGTTATGAAAGCTGGCGGCTGACCTGGAAGGAACTGGTTACCGACCTGTTCTATGTCGGGCTCGGCTATACGATCCTCAACCTGGTAGACCAGTACATCGGCAGCGATGCCGTGATCGAGGCTCTCCAGCACGCCTTCGACTGGGACAAGCTGGCATGGTTCGTGGGCCTGCCGCTGCTTCTGCAGGCCTTCCTGATCTCGTTCATCTTCGACTTCGGGCAATATTGGATGCATCGCGGGATGCACAACTGGTACCCGCTGTGGCTGCCCCACTCGGTGCACCATTACATCACCCAGCTAAACATCAACAAAGGCGCGGTGGGCAATCCGGTCGAGCTTTTCCTGATCGGCCTTGGTATCGGCGGCTTCTTCGACTTCCTGCCGCGGGCGGCCCTGCTCGCCGGTGCCATCGGCATGGCGGTGAGTACCTATCAGCACATCAACGTGCGCTTCAACACGCCGCGTTGGTGGCGCTTCCTGTTCAACACCACCGAACATCACAGCGTTCACCATTCGCAGGACTTCGAAGCCACCCGCAGCAACTATTCCGGCACCTACATCTTCATCGACCGCATCTTCGGCACCTGCATCGATGGCGAGGCTGAACTGCTGGGCATGGAAGGCGGGCGCCGTATGTCCATCCGCGAGCAGATGACCTTCCCATTCACCGAAGGCTGGAAGACGATCAAGGAGAAGTACGGCCGGGAACGTTACACCCGGGCGGAAACCGTGCCTGCCGAATGATGGGCCAAGGCCGGACGCAAAGCGACTGCGCGGCCCGACAAGACCAAATCCAATTCTCTCTCGACAGGAGATCATGTGAACGCGCGTTTCATCGAATGGATCTGGCATATCAAGGGCAGCCTACCTCTCGCTCCAGGGCAATCGAGCGATGATGCATTTCACCGGCTCGCACCGCTGTTTCAGGAGGCGGGCACCAACTACAGCCAGCAAGATGATACGCTGAGCTTCTCCAAGAAGGACCAGGCGGCGCAGGACAAGATGTCGGTCTTCGATGCCGGGGTGCTGCAGATCGAAAGAAGCGGTTCGGGCCCCGTGCTGCACTATCACCTGGTCAGCCGCGCGTTGCTGTTCTGTTTTCTGGCGCCTCTGCTGTTTCTGGGTTTCGCGCAATTGACCGTATTCTTGGGCGATCTCGAGAAGCCCTCGACCGAAGCCGCTACCGAGAAGCCTGACAAAAAGAAGGCTTCTGTGCTGCCGCAGCATCCGATAGACAAGGCGTTGGGCGCTCCTGCCCCCGAACTGCCCAAGAAAGACGCTGCCGACGACGAGGGCAAGAAACCCTCGCCAACTTCAGCCTATGTCTTCGCGGCCATTTTCGCTGTGCTCTATTCAGTCGGACGCGTGCTGGAAGCAGGACTAATAAAGTCCGTTTTCAGGAAGAAGCTTCAGGGATCACAGGCGCACGAACCTGTGCCCGGTTGATCGCGGTCGCAGCGGATGCCGCGAATAACAGGCGGCCGCACCTGATCGGGGCTGCCGCTGACTGACGGTCACGGGCCGATTGCGAGATAGGGGGAATTGGCAGAGGCAAAGTCGCTCTGCATGAAGCGCCGATGTCTCTGCCTTTTCGTCAGACAGGCTCGGGAAGTTCGAAAGGACCTATTGCCCCGCAGCCCCATTCGCGGCTTCGCTGGGCGGGACCGGGGTCATCGGCGTATCGGGCAGGTCGACCGGAACACCGGTTGCATCGGCATCCTGGACGATCAGCTGGCCTCCGCTTTCATCCTTGACGTCCGCCTTGTACTCGGCGGGCTCCTGCGAGCAGGCAGCGACGGTGAGAAGTGCACTCGTCGCAAGCAGCATTTTCGCTGCATTCCGGGATCTTGTGACAGCCATGACTCGTCTCCCTTTTTTCACATGGTATCCTGCAGTCAATCCTCGAGACAAGCCCCGTGTTCCCTCCCGTGTTCCGGGCTATCGATATCAGGGGCATGCCACGCCTCTGATACCACGCAGCGCGACCGCCGGCTAAGCGACATTACTGTTGCGGCGCGCCGCAAAACTGCCGGAGAGGTAACCGAAGGTTGCCGCAGCTGCGATCGTCGCGCCCGCGCCGGGATAGGCATGGCCAAAAGGCGAACCGCTACTATTGCCCGCAGCGTAAAGACCTGCGATCGGGCGGCCTTCGACATTCAAGACCCTGCCATGGCAGTCCGTCTTGATGCCGCCGTTGGTACCAAGGTCGCCGGGCCTGATGACCGCGGCCCAGAACGGGGGCCTGGAAATCTCGCCGAGACTGGAATTCGGGCTATGCGCGGGATCGGCCCAGTAGCGGTCGTAATCCGTCTCACCCCTGCCGAAGTCCCCGTCCTTCCCGGCGCGGGCAAACTGATTGAACCGTCCCACCGTCGCCTCCAGTTGGGAGGGATCGATGCCGCACTGACCGGCAAGATCCGCGATCGTGTCCGCCCGCTTGAGATAGCCGTTGTCCATCATCTTCTTGCGGATCGCCTTCTTGGATAGGTCGGCAAAGATGTAGCGTTTGAGGAACCTGCCATCGAGAATGAGCCAATGGCGTTCGCTGGCCGCGCCGTTTTCATACATGACCCGGCCCGTCGTCATGTAGGATCGCGCTTCGTTCATGTATCGCTCGCCGCCCGCGTTGACGATGATGCTGCCCGGCAGGGCGCGCAATGCCAGGACGAGGCCATTCAGTTCCGGCGAAATCTGGATCGAGGGCATCCACCAACAATCGTCGGTCAGTTCGCTGGCCGCACCAATGGCACCGGCAGCTTGGAAGGCATCGCCCTCGTCCTCGGGAATGGCGTTGGACCACGATTGATCGCGCCCCTGAAGCTCTCGCCGCAGCGCCTTGTTCTGCGCGAAGCCACCCGCTGCGAGGAGTACGCCGGCGGGCGCATCGAGCCTTTCACGCCGCCCTTCGCGCTCGACGATGACACCCGTGACCGCGCCATCTTCCACCACCAGATCGACAAGACGAGTGGACAGGCGGATCGGAATGTCGCGCTTCAGGGCGATATTCATCAAGGACGCCGCCAATGCGCGCCCGTTGCCCAGCGGCTTCTGCCCGCGCAGCTTGCGCAGTAGATGGCAGATCACCGTGCGGGCTGCTTCCACGAACAGGCGCGGACTTGTCCATGCCCGCGTCAGCGTCGCGAACTGGCCGCTGTTGATCGCGGGCAGATCAAGATCGGCAAGGCGCATGGTCCTGAACCGCGCGCCCAACCGATGACCGTCGAACGCGGCAGACTCGATGATGCGGCCCTTGCTGCTGCCCGGCACGCCCGGATAGTAATCCGGGTGCTCGGAAGCCCTGATCCAGTCGACGCCCTCCTCCGCCAGCATCCGGGCCATCTGCGGGGCGTTCTCCAGAAAGGCATCGGCCTTCGCGATCTCGCGCGCCCCCGCCTCTTCGCCGAGGAGTGCATGAACGTAACTGCGGGCCAATTCCGGATCTTCGCCCGCGCCTTGCCCCTGCATGAGATCGTTTCCGGGAACCCAAAGCACGCCGCCCGAAGTCGCAGTGGTACCGCCCCAGCTGTCAGCCTTTTCGATGATGATGGGTTTCAGCCCGCCGCGACTGGCAGTGATGGCGCCTACCATGCCGGCAGCACCGCTGCCGATCACGATAAAATTGAAGTCATCCCCCGCCACGCGTTCATTCCTCCCCCGATTACGCCCGATATCGTCGGAGGGAATAGAACAGGGGACTGCCGCTATCGCCCCTGACATGTGTCAGGCCGGATGGTTCGGGCAAAGAAAAACCCGGCCAGATCGACCGGGTTTGAAAAGTTTGGGAGAGGATGCCTGAAAGGCCCGTCCTTTTTGTGCGTCGCAGCATAATTGTGCAAGTGCGAAAACCAATATGGGGATTGCATTTTTCGCAAGCCATGCAGGCAGCACTCCACCTGCGGGCTGCATAGCTCCATTCGCTGACGCTCCTCGTTTCCCGCGCCCCATCGAAGGCTTCACTGGACGAGACGCTGGGCAATCACTATGTACCACTCGGTATGGAATGCTCAGCCTCAACCAAAACACGCGGCCGTCCGCGGGAATTCGATCCCGAGGAAGCCTTGGCGAGCGCCCTGCGCGTGTTCTGGAAGCATGGCTATGAAGGCGCCTCCATGGCCGAGCTCACCGAGGCCATGGGCATTACCAAACCCAGCCTCTACGCATGTTTCGGCAACAAGGAAGCCCTCTTCAGGAAGGCCCTCGACCTCTACGAGCGCGACAAGCTGTGCTACATCAAGACCTCGCTGGACGCGCCAACTGCGCGTGAAGTTGCGAATCGCATTCTGCGCGGCGCGGTAAAGACGCACTGCGGCGAGAGCGACCCGCAAGGCTGCATGGGCGTCATCAGTTCGGTCGCCTGCACGACCGAGGCAGAATCGATCCGCAAGGAAGTCGTGGCACGCCGCGCATCGTCCGAGGCTGCTGTGGTCGAGCGCTTTGAAAAGGCCAAGGCCGAAGGCGACCTTCCCGAGCACGTGGATGCCAAGGCACTGGCTCAATGCCTGCTCACGGTCCTGCAGGGTCTCTCGGTCAAGGCCCAGGTCGGCGCCGAACGCAAGGATCTTGAGGCCGTCGTCGACACTTTCCTGGCCATGTGGCCCGGCCGCTGAAGCGCCCGTTCGCCGGGCACGCATGGCCCGGCCAGGCATAACCGGAAATCCCGGCTTCACCTTGAGGTTGCAGGCACTAAAGGAATAATTTACCGGTCAGTATAGAATGCACTTGACGGAATCGCGCATCGCAATATATACCGTCCAGTACAGAACGCAGCCACCTGACTCACCGCAAGGAAGTCTGATGACTGAAATTGCCAAACCGGTTCCCCCCGGCTGATTTCCGGTGCCCTCCGCTCCCCCCGCGGGTGGCCTCCGACACTTTGAACCTGAGCCAGCTGCCATGACGGGCGCGCCTGCCCGACTGCGCGGAAGGCTGAATACATCTAAGTTTCCCGGCCCCCCTTTGCGCCGGGAACGGGCCGGCGCGCGCCTTCTTTCCCCCCCACCCCTCGGGGCGCGCGCCGGTCATTTCAGGGAGTACAATCATGGCCTTCATCGATTTCACCGATGCGGCGCCGGAGGCACTGGCGGCGCCTGCCAACAGGTCCGTACAGGACACCCGGCGTTTCCCCTCGGTATCTGCACTGTCCGACCTCGAGCACCGCATCGTCGAACTCGCTCGCGGCGACGGCCTCGAAACCCTGCGGCCGCAGCGCAAGCGGTCCTGGCTGGGGCGGCTGATCCTGGGTCCGCAACCGATCTCGCCGGAACTTGCGAACGAGCGGCTCGAAGCACTGCGAAAGTTGGCCGTGCAAGCCTGGCACAAGGGCTACACCCTCCCGGTTTCGGCCGTGCGGGAAGCGCAGGCCGCCGGATACAGCGAGGCGCAGGTCGGCGCCGTCATCGATACCATCGGGCGCATGCGTGTGCCATTCCGGAGGCTTGCCGCGTGAATTTTCCTGCAAAGATCGACATCCCCGATCGGACCTTCAGGCAGGCAAGTGAAAGCCCCGAACGGCCGCGCAAGCGGCGGTTTGCAGCCATTGCCGGGATCCTCGTGCTGGTCGGCGCCGGAACGGCCTGGAGCCTGCTTCACGACACCACGGCCGAGGCGGTGGCGATGCCCGTTCCCCAGGTTCAGGCCGCCAACCCGCTGGTGCGCGAGGTGACGCAGTGGGACGACTACGTCGGCCGCTTCGCGCCGAGCCAGTCGGTCGAAGTGCGTCCCCGCGTTTCGGGGGCGATTACCCGGATCCACTTCAAGGACGGCGAATTCGTTCGCCAGGGCCAGCCGCTGTTCACGGTCGATCAGCGACCCTACCGCGCCGCCCTTGCCGAAGCGCAGGCAGACGTCGCTGCAGCGCGCAGCGCCGTGGCACTCGCCCGCTCGGACTATGAC encodes:
- a CDS encoding sterol desaturase family protein translates to MDGVRVGKRLIGTQAPVTVGWENIPKVEGGPVKQFVFTWFQPTVLFALIAFWYYAPNSIAKASTAIGIGIGFRVLLLALEWVNPRYESWRLTWKELVTDLFYVGLGYTILNLVDQYIGSDAVIEALQHAFDWDKLAWFVGLPLLLQAFLISFIFDFGQYWMHRGMHNWYPLWLPHSVHHYITQLNINKGAVGNPVELFLIGLGIGGFFDFLPRAALLAGAIGMAVSTYQHINVRFNTPRWWRFLFNTTEHHSVHHSQDFEATRSNYSGTYIFIDRIFGTCIDGEAELLGMEGGRRMSIREQMTFPFTEGWKTIKEKYGRERYTRAETVPAE
- a CDS encoding FAD-binding protein is translated as MAGDDFNFIVIGSGAAGMVGAITASRGGLKPIIIEKADSWGGTTATSGGVLWVPGNDLMQGQGAGEDPELARSYVHALLGEEAGAREIAKADAFLENAPQMARMLAEEGVDWIRASEHPDYYPGVPGSSKGRIIESAAFDGHRLGARFRTMRLADLDLPAINSGQFATLTRAWTSPRLFVEAARTVICHLLRKLRGQKPLGNGRALAASLMNIALKRDIPIRLSTRLVDLVVEDGAVTGVIVEREGRRERLDAPAGVLLAAGGFAQNKALRRELQGRDQSWSNAIPEDEGDAFQAAGAIGAASELTDDCWWMPSIQISPELNGLVLALRALPGSIIVNAGGERYMNEARSYMTTGRVMYENGAASERHWLILDGRFLKRYIFADLSKKAIRKKMMDNGYLKRADTIADLAGQCGIDPSQLEATVGRFNQFARAGKDGDFGRGETDYDRYWADPAHSPNSSLGEISRPPFWAAVIRPGDLGTNGGIKTDCHGRVLNVEGRPIAGLYAAGNSSGSPFGHAYPGAGATIAAAATFGYLSGSFAARRNSNVA
- a CDS encoding TetR/AcrR family transcriptional regulator; protein product: MECSASTKTRGRPREFDPEEALASALRVFWKHGYEGASMAELTEAMGITKPSLYACFGNKEALFRKALDLYERDKLCYIKTSLDAPTAREVANRILRGAVKTHCGESDPQGCMGVISSVACTTEAESIRKEVVARRASSEAAVVERFEKAKAEGDLPEHVDAKALAQCLLTVLQGLSVKAQVGAERKDLEAVVDTFLAMWPGR